gaaggagcagctggaggccagccGCAACCCCTCAAACAGCCACTCGCAGGGGCTTCTCGCAGCCTCCCATGGCCAGGGGTATCCATCGGGCCGGCTCACCCCCACGCACCTCGAGATGGTGAGGAGCCCACAGACAGCCCCTGCCTTGGCAGTGGCGAGGCTGCAGCCGCCCCTTTCAGGCTGCAGGGCAAGGCCAGTCCTTGGTTGACCATGGTCCTTGCTGCCTTGTCCAGCTTCCGTGGCCTTTCCTGGCCAAGATGAAGGGAATCGTGTGTATGGGCTGCAATGGGGGTACGCGCTGGGTTTGGCTTTCTGAGAGGGACTGGGTATCTCTCAGAACATCTCCCACTTGGCGCAGCCCCCCTGGATTCAGGCTGTTTTCCTTCCAACAGCCCCAGAGACCCCTTGGGGACTTTGCTTCTCCCATGACTGGGAGCAGATCCAGCATCTTCTCTCCGGAGCCTCCAGAAATGAGACTGTCTCCTCAGCCAGAGTCCCCCAGGCGGCCGCTGCGGAGGACACCGTCAGCCAGTATGACCCATGTCTGGATGCTGTGGGGAGACACAGCGGCTGGGCCTCTCTGGGAACAGGGTTGGGTTTGGGCAGGGACCACCGCTCTCTCAGACCACCAGTCCTCAGCCACATTCCTGGGCATGGTGAGAGGACAGTGCAtgtgggagctggggagggcaaGGCTGAATGAAGCAGGGGGGTGAGCACaaccttcagagcagggtccatCCAGGACAAGGCCAGGTTTCCTGGCTGGCTGTGTGAGGGGGGAACACACAGGAGTGCAATTTTCAAGGCTCCTTGAACCATGAGGGCTGGTTCTTACTGAAGTTCCCATTTTGGTAATGCACCTTCACTTATGCTACCAGATTAAATATTACCCCGCCCTACAAAACCCAGCCAGTTACCTCATGtctcacctgcttttccttcctgaaaaatttcagcttaaagtgttttaaaaaaaaaagggggcaaggggagaggaaaacGACCCAAATTCTTAGTTGCTCTAGCAGGATTAGGAAGAGGGACATCAGCCAGTCATTTAGCAGGCAGTGCCTGTGCCCTAGAGATCTCGCCAAAGAGGACATAGTGCAAAGCAAGTGGTTTCAGCTTGAGTTGATTTTCTCCTGCAAGATGaatgttttcccctttcccatgctatgccctgctctctgcctgcagagaagAGCCATCTATTCCTCTAGGATAATTACTTGACTGGGGAAGCACTGGTCCCTTCGAGGCAGCGTGGGTCTTGCAGGAGGATTCTGGACTCCAGCCAGACCCCTCCGATGCCTCCCTGCAGGTTTGCTCCCTACCGGCCGTACCTCCCGTTCGGGTTCCTTCGGCGAGGCCAGCAGCGGCAgcgaaggcaggaggaggagcggCACAGCGAGAGTGCAGGCTATCGTGCCACACGTGACGGGCGCCAACCGGACCCTGCTACGGTTTGACCCCGGGGATGTCATCACGGTGCTGATGCCGGACGCGCAGAACGGCTGGCTGTATGGCAAGCTGGAAGGCTCATCCACGTACGTGACTTTGGTGCTGTAAATTGGCCTGGCAGGCTGATGCAGGCTTGTCAGGTCTGTAGCTGGGAGGCTTAAGCCCAAAAttatctcccccctcccctgcaggCACGGCCTGGGCACTGTGTCTCACCCACCATCTGGGTGGGACATTGCCATGTCCTCAGTCATGGGCTGTGCCTAGCACGGGGGCTCTCCAAGCCGAGGAGATGCAGTGGGGCAGGGTGAGTGTGGATGAGCTGCCTGAGAAAGCTCCAGGGGCTTTGGGTAGAAGAGCCAGGGATGCAGTGACCCCCTCCCGGCTTGCATGACTGAGTGACTCCTGTCATGGGAGCCAGCTCAGGGCCATGAACTGCTGGAGTTACCTGAGAGGCCTGGCGTTTCTCAGCTCACACCACAACTGCCGCCGcaccctccagcacagccaggccaTGGAAACTGCTGCACCCAGCGCTTACTGAATTACTCCCTGTGGTGCTGCCGGCCAACATCTGTGTGCAAAGCCTGCCCTGTTCCACATGGCATCCCTGCACCGTGCTCTGCAGGCAAGCTCACGCTCAGACGTGAGATGAGCAAAAGCAGTGCCTTTCTTTTTGCGGGGTTTCTGGGGTGGAGCTGCTttgccctgaggagaagggatTTCCACAGCTTCCTTGTGTGCTGGCCTTGGCAACCATGCTCAGTGAGAGCATCTCTTCCTGAATTGCACCAGCGTTGCTCCCGGTAGCAGGCATTTTGCACAGCCTCTGAGATAAGCGAGTCCTGCTCCAAGCTCAAGGACTGTCTGGCAATAACTCCGTGCCCCACATAGGGGTGAAAGATGTGCAGAAACACTGTCACACGTGGTAGCGGTGCGTGGGATGGATATAGATCAGGAGTGCTGGGTGGCTGGATCGCAAGAACCACAAACCATGGACCTCATTCATCTCTGTTCCTGTGCCTTAGATGCGGCTGGTTCCCCGAAGCTTATGTCAAGCCTCTGGAGGATGCGAGGGAGATGGAGGAGCCAGCCACCAGGTAACAGGAGAGCAAttggccaggcaggagctggagtgACTCCTGGTAGATCACTAACACCAGTGGGGTACCTGTTTGGGGTGTGCCCCGTGGAGAGCTGCAGTGTTCCCATGCTGGAGCATCTGCTGAGAGCCTCGCTGTGCCCTGAGATCTCACAGGCTTACCCTAGATGGCTCCCCTAACACGTGCAGTATCTCCTCAAAGGTGCTTGTGACTGGGCCAGTCCAAGCCACGTGTATTTTCTCCAGAGACATCCCATAGATACATGCTGTGGCTAGCACCTGTGCTGCTCCCTGTTCCTTgctctgcctctcaccccactgTCTTCTCCTCTTGCTCAGGTCCTTCCCACTGCGAAGCAGTCACAGTATGGATGACATCCTGGACCGTCCCAGCACTCCTTCCTCTAGCAATTACTGGCCTGCCACTGCCCAGCCCAGTTTGCCAAACCCACCTGCCTTCTCGGTGGGTGCCAGCAGTCACCAGAGTGGGGTGGCCACTCCGGTCAGTTCTGGCTCCAAGGTGAGTGCAGGAGGAGTGACTGGGGAGCGTGGAGTGGGTCACGTCTGATTTTCATCCTCCAAGGCACACCTTTTCTGCATTGGCttgtcaagaaagaaaaacaccttcCAGATGTTGCTGTGTGACCTCCTCCCTTCCTGAGCTAAGGGGTCTTGTTTGCACTGGCCTTTCTCACCCAGTCTGTTTGCATGCCACCATGTCCTGGTGGCCCCTGCCAGTCAGCCTTGTGTGTGCAGATCCTCAGCGCCTGGCTTTGCTCCCCAGGGGATGGCTtttctgcccctgccctcctcatttctctctctttttgctcACCAGGGACCCTTCAGTTCAGTCCTTCTCTCCATGACCTCCCAGCCTGATTTCTGGTGGCTCCAGCGCAGCACTTCTTTCTGCTAATAGTAGGACCATGGAGTGATCAGGCTGGGCTGGGAGTGGGTGACCAGCTAACAGAGATGccatcctccttctcccttcAGAGAATGGAGAGGAGTTTCGAGGGCTCCTCTTCTAAATACAAGCAAGGATTGGGTTAAAGTCACAGCTGGGGTAGGAGAAAAGCTAGGGGCAAAGGCTGAGGGCACAGCCATTTCGGAGAGCCTTAGAACAAATTGTGTCCAACCCCTGGCTTATGGCTCTACTTATCACTGCTTCCAGCTGTGGGGAATTGACTGGTGAGGACAGTCAAGGTTAAAGCTGAGAACAGTTAAAGCTCAGGAAcctgggagagggaaggacagTGCTGCCTGTGGGGTGTTTACTTGCTCAGTCTCATGGGAGGCTGGGACACCTCATCTCTGGTCGCTGGTTCCAGGCCAGTGTGAAGTTGCAAGCAACCGGATGGctcaaaggactgaaaaatgtaacatttaattactctttttttcctttcctgtcccaCTCTGTGGTTTCAGGGAGCCTCAGGCTGCACAACACGGAGGGGAACAGGCTCTGCAGCCTATCCCCCTCTCTGGGTCACTGGTTTCCATCCGGTCCCGGGTCGAAGGTGTAGGGGTAGACCTGGGATTGAGCAATGAAGCATGTGGAACATTTAGAGTACCACGGCAGAGAAACTGAGCTTCATTAGAAGTTTGGAAAGACTCAGCCTTGCTCTACACTTCTGCCTAAGACATCCTCCAGTTGAGCCAGCAGCAAATGGGTGCATGTTTGACTTCCCAGCTGGAACACAGATAGCCACACGTGGCTTTCTTGTCTGCCAACAGCTACAGAAACCGGTGTACTTTAGCAGGCCAGTTGTCACCGATCCTTCATTATCTACTGGCCAAGAATAAGGGCCACAGGGCCTAGGTCCATCTTTTTCCATCAGGTTGGTCCACATTTAAGCAGTATGTGGTGTGGTGTAGGGTAGCACTACAGCTCTTGAGTTCCCCGTGGATGCAGGAAGCATGTGAAGGCACTGATGATAAACTCTTTGCCAGGGTGTGTGGGCAATGTGAGGGGGCATctctggctgtgctggcagggtgAAATGTAGCTCAGACTGTCACTGTTTGCTGTGCTCGTCAGCCATGACACTTTGGGGATCTTAGGCATCTCCTTTCTTCCCCAAGACAAAGGGAGATGTCCTAGGGGAATAGGGAACCTGTGGTGTTGGGACAACCCCCACCACAGAAATCAGGGTGTTATCTGTAGCGATGAATTTGTAGGATTATGCAAAGTTTAAATGAATAAGGAGTCAGAGCCCTGTTAAGAGGACTTGGGCTCCTAACTCAAGTGTTTTGTGAAGTCTTCCTCCGTGTGTGTGGTGTTTCCTGCCCCACTTTTGTCTCAccattcccctccccaccctgggtcACtcactgctgcctttcttttcactgcagaaatcagGAGTATTTGACCAGCCCCCTGAACTCTTCCCACGGTGAGTGAGACGTGGAGCTGTGCTCTGGAATCATCAGACAGGGGGGCATTATTACaatactattattatttaatcttttgGATTATCAAATGTGGGAGGAACAGGGAAGTGTCTGGAGGAAAGCAATGCACAACCCACCTTCCAGGACAGGAGGTGGGCCCACAGAGGTGGGCCATTCTGGCTGACTGGGAAGGCTCTCTCCTACCTCTGGTAATACGAGGCAGGACCTGAGCACCCTGAGCAGATGGCCAGACCTGCATGCTCCTTCTAATCCATCCTTGAAGAGCCACAATAGGAGCTTGCAGCCTGAGTGTGGAGCTACATGATTCATGCAGCTCTGCCTGCGTGGAAAGGGCTGAGGCGTAAGGGACGTGGCTTTTAGCTTTGATGAGACAGGTCTGTGGAGATGACACTTGCCATAAatccctgctttccttccccctgcagctgGTTGGTGTCTCCATGTTTCTGGCATGGTGCTGTGGCCTCTTTCTGCTCCATGACTCCTTGCTTGGAGGGTCAGGGGCCACAAGTCTAGAGTGCTACCACAAGGGACAGCCTTATGCCAGTGTCCCTTCTTCATCCTATGGAAGAGGGAGGGTGAGAAGCCCTGAGGAGAGCCCAAGGGGAACCACATGGGAACCTGCAGCAGGGTGTGTTAAGGAGGGAGAAAACATACTCAGCAGCCAGCTTTACCACACTCTCCTCCTTGGCATGGAGGTGGCTGTCCGGCAGGACTAAATAGCCTTTGCTTGGTCAGCGGGAACCCCACATGGTCTTTGCAGATTTCCTGATGGTTGCctgtttcctttccccttccagaGGTACTAACCCCTTTGCCACAGTCAAGCTGCGTCCCACGGTCACCAATGACCGCTCGGCACCCATCATCCGATGAAGCGGGGCTGCGGACAGCAGAGAATttcagcagggaaggaggaggcggcATACAAGTGACAGGCTGTGACCCCCAGCTAGTGCTGGGCAGCAAGCTAGTGCTACCACTCACGGAGTAacctctcttttcccttcccttccctcccggTCATGGGGACCCATCTTGCCTGGCTGTCTGGCATGCTTTAGCCAGCAGCAGATCCCTGCGGCTCTTTTTGGATTgcttcccatcccctctccctgtGTGATGTTACTGTACTTGAGTGGGAGAGGTCTGGTGTTACTGGGGCTGGTGGCCTGGGAGAGGGGATGCTGCTGGTCTGGGAGGCGGAGGGATGGATGGGTAAGATCATCTGCAGCATGGGGCAGTGCTGGCAGGACAAGGAAGGCGAAGCTTTGCTagccctgctgtgggcagagaaGGACACTCGCCGAACAGTCCCTTTGCTACCAGAAGAATGAACGCCAAAGGGAGGAGGCCACAA
The genomic region above belongs to Mycteria americana isolate JAX WOST 10 ecotype Jacksonville Zoo and Gardens chromosome 1, USCA_MyAme_1.0, whole genome shotgun sequence and contains:
- the BAIAP2L2 gene encoding BAR/IMD domain-containing adapter protein 2-like 2 is translated as MDLSYRSTISIYKSILEQFNPALENLVYLGNNYLRAFHALSKAAELYFKAIEKIGEQALQSSTSHMLGEILMQMSNTQRLLSSDLEVVAQTFHVDLLQHMEKNTKMDVQFISESQKQYELEYQRRATNLDKRMAELWRMERARDKNVREMKENVMRLRSEMQAFVSESQREAELEEKRRYRFLAEKHQMLYNTLLQFYSRARGVIQTKAPQWKEQLEASRNPSNSHSQGLLAASHGQGYPSGRLTPTHLEMPQRPLGDFASPMTGSRSSIFSPEPPEMRLSPQPESPRRPLRRTPSASLLPTGRTSRSGSFGEASSGSEGRRRSGTARVQAIVPHVTGANRTLLRFDPGDVITVLMPDAQNGWLYGKLEGSSTCGWFPEAYVKPLEDAREMEEPATRSFPLRSSHSMDDILDRPSTPSSSNYWPATAQPSLPNPPAFSVGASSHQSGVATPVSSGSKKSGVFDQPPELFPRGTNPFATVKLRPTVTNDRSAPIIR